In one Modestobacter sp. L9-4 genomic region, the following are encoded:
- a CDS encoding GNAT family N-acetyltransferase encodes MTVADVGHRRTVTSVGGVQVVPETDWDRVVGALGGLDTYTSAGYSRASALLEVPGTRPVLLRLRHRDGDVALPLLLRPLPGRPGWDATTAYGYGGPVARSGAAAAALGPALDAWARANGVVATFLRLHPLLGNAALVPASAELVPAGSTVVWDVSPGRDLSAGMHPHHRRAARRADREGLEVTVDPRPASLRDFRTLYVATMRRQQADAFFYFPDDYWAALLEEAATLRPLLVEGRVEGRLVAALLCFAHGPWLHYHLGASDEVARTMGASNRLFLAAAEWAQAQGMDRLHLGGGLGGSATSPLFVFKHRYDPQGEPLPFHVAKLVHDPVGYRELAGTDDTAGFFPPWRRPA; translated from the coding sequence GTGACCGTGGCCGACGTCGGTCACCGCCGGACGGTGACCTCGGTGGGTGGGGTGCAGGTCGTCCCCGAGACCGACTGGGACCGCGTGGTCGGTGCCCTCGGGGGGCTGGACACCTACACCAGCGCCGGGTACTCGCGGGCGTCCGCGCTGCTGGAGGTGCCGGGGACCCGGCCGGTGCTGCTGCGCCTGCGCCACCGGGACGGCGACGTCGCGCTGCCGCTGCTGCTCCGGCCGCTGCCCGGACGGCCCGGGTGGGACGCCACCACCGCCTACGGCTACGGCGGGCCGGTCGCCCGCTCCGGGGCCGCGGCCGCCGCCCTGGGCCCGGCGCTGGACGCCTGGGCGCGGGCCAACGGCGTCGTGGCCACCTTCCTCCGGCTGCACCCGCTGCTGGGCAACGCCGCGCTGGTCCCGGCCTCGGCCGAGCTCGTGCCCGCCGGCTCCACCGTGGTCTGGGACGTCTCACCCGGCCGGGACCTGTCCGCCGGCATGCACCCGCACCACCGCCGGGCGGCACGCCGGGCCGACCGCGAGGGGCTCGAGGTCACCGTCGACCCGCGCCCGGCCTCCCTCCGGGACTTCCGGACGCTGTACGTGGCGACGATGCGCCGGCAGCAGGCCGACGCGTTCTTCTACTTCCCCGACGACTACTGGGCGGCACTGCTCGAGGAGGCGGCGACGCTGCGCCCGCTGCTGGTCGAGGGCCGGGTGGAGGGGCGGCTGGTCGCGGCGCTGCTGTGCTTCGCGCACGGGCCGTGGCTGCACTACCACCTGGGCGCCTCCGACGAGGTGGCCCGCACGATGGGGGCCTCCAACCGGCTGTTCCTGGCCGCGGCCGAGTGGGCGCAGGCCCAGGGCATGGACCGGCTGCACCTGGGCGGTGGACTCGGCGGGTCGGCGACCTCGCCGCTGTTCGTCTTCAAGCACCGCTACGACCCGCAGGGCGAGCCGCTGCCCTTCCACGTGGCCAAGCTCGTGCACGACCCCGTCGGCTACCGCGAGCTCGCGGGCACCGACGACACGGCCGGGTTCTTCCCGCCCTGGCGCCGTCCCGCCTGA
- a CDS encoding glycosyltransferase, producing the protein MTSVGRTLDAFFPPIVDRLTALGFAVTSASGTTSSLPGWTPLAGFTQRPSPHVRTAVRAVRAWSAAQRHDVVVTNTATASVLVRAGGLPAPVVYFCHGLHWGRDDVRALPWKAVERALLPRTAGVVTINRDDQAWFERHGARRVHRLAGGVGVPLGQWPAAPPPAPGTLELLWAGDMTPRKRPLLALAVVAHLVERGVPVRLRMLGDGPLHEAVRARTAELGLGDVVRAEGRGPVAAALGEATALLHTASWEGLPRVALEAAAVGRWCYGFDVKGLRDAPLVRLAPDGDVAALAGLLAGDTASGAVLGVPDVRADLDAAAAADGLAGALLDVLGRRAPGLGSPVPPA; encoded by the coding sequence GTGACCAGCGTCGGCCGCACGCTGGACGCGTTCTTCCCCCCGATCGTCGACCGGCTCACCGCCCTGGGCTTCGCGGTCACGTCGGCCAGCGGGACGACGTCGTCGCTGCCGGGCTGGACGCCGCTGGCGGGCTTCACCCAGCGGCCCTCCCCGCACGTGCGCACCGCCGTCCGCGCCGTCCGGGCCTGGTCGGCGGCGCAGCGGCACGACGTCGTCGTCACCAACACCGCGACCGCGTCGGTGCTCGTGCGGGCCGGCGGGCTGCCGGCGCCGGTCGTCTACTTCTGCCACGGCCTGCACTGGGGGCGCGACGACGTCCGCGCGCTGCCGTGGAAGGCCGTGGAGCGCGCCCTGCTGCCCCGGACGGCCGGGGTGGTGACGATCAACCGGGACGACCAGGCCTGGTTCGAACGACACGGGGCGCGGCGGGTGCACCGCCTCGCCGGCGGCGTCGGCGTCCCGCTCGGGCAGTGGCCGGCCGCGCCGCCGCCGGCACCGGGCACCCTCGAGCTGCTGTGGGCCGGGGACATGACCCCCCGCAAGCGGCCCCTGCTCGCGCTGGCCGTCGTCGCCCACCTGGTCGAGCGCGGGGTGCCCGTGCGGCTGCGCATGCTCGGCGACGGGCCGCTGCACGAGGCGGTCCGGGCCCGGACGGCGGAGCTCGGCCTGGGCGACGTCGTCCGCGCCGAGGGCCGGGGACCGGTGGCCGCGGCACTGGGCGAGGCGACCGCCCTGCTGCACACGGCCTCCTGGGAGGGGCTCCCCCGCGTCGCGCTGGAGGCCGCCGCGGTCGGCCGCTGGTGCTACGGCTTCGACGTCAAGGGCCTGCGGGACGCCCCGCTGGTCCGGCTCGCGCCGGACGGGGACGTCGCGGCCCTGGCCGGCCTGCTCGCCGGCGACACCGCCTCCGGTGCGGTGCTCGGCGTCCCCGACGTCCGCGCGGACCTCGACGCGGCCGCCGCCGCCGACGGCCTGGCCGGTGCCCTGCTCGACGTGCTCGGCCGCCGGGCCCCCGGCCTCGGGAGCCCGGTGCCGCCGGCCTGA
- a CDS encoding O-antigen polymerase, producing MTSAMVLVASVLLLLLCWRRWGPLHLLTVTLGLWSVIGLLLVTRPVGLAEPSLQTAVAIVLGLAAMTAVPLLFDRTPRPGVDATAAPPVRTTLRVGRLAAATGVVLVVVAWGTWQYRLAVSAVLGVPFGQLDTKLVRWAELYGDLSVSAPVGVAQALAPLLGAFGVIGALCHRWWWALLVPVAIASTMQSPSRTATLTVAITCLFFLVLLPRSPGLVRRSRRRVLSPGVRVAALVTAVGGGALAYFGVVGQQLDKGAVPAGLAVADWLPDALVQPVLYQVGGISAFTVAVDQSTGGPGPYGGWGRSVYAVGKALQFLGVPVPEPQPFADYVDMPIPFNTYTAFGDTWFDFGLAGVVGLFLLTGLAVHLLGTWPRPGHPASLWGLSVLAAVLMATPIHMRLLDIDVLAPGVAGWLLVAWVLRPERTLPAVAARTAVAVPGEQRVLR from the coding sequence GTGACCTCGGCGATGGTCCTGGTGGCGTCGGTGCTGCTGCTCCTGCTGTGCTGGCGCCGGTGGGGGCCGCTGCACCTGCTGACGGTCACGCTCGGCCTGTGGTCGGTCATCGGCCTGCTGCTGGTGACCCGGCCGGTCGGGCTGGCGGAGCCGAGCCTGCAGACGGCGGTGGCGATCGTCCTGGGCCTGGCCGCGATGACCGCCGTCCCGCTGCTGTTCGACCGCACGCCACGGCCCGGGGTGGACGCGACCGCCGCGCCCCCGGTCCGCACCACCCTGCGGGTCGGCCGGCTGGCGGCGGCGACGGGGGTCGTGCTGGTCGTCGTCGCCTGGGGCACGTGGCAGTACCGCCTGGCGGTCTCGGCGGTCCTCGGCGTCCCCTTCGGGCAGCTGGACACCAAGCTGGTGCGCTGGGCCGAGCTCTACGGCGACCTGTCGGTCTCCGCGCCGGTCGGCGTCGCCCAGGCGCTGGCCCCGCTGCTCGGCGCGTTCGGCGTGATCGGCGCGCTCTGCCACCGCTGGTGGTGGGCGCTGCTCGTCCCGGTCGCGATCGCGAGCACCATGCAGTCCCCGTCCCGCACGGCCACCCTCACCGTGGCCATCACCTGCCTGTTCTTCCTCGTCCTGCTGCCCCGGTCCCCGGGCCTGGTCCGCCGCTCCCGGCGACGGGTGCTGTCCCCGGGCGTCCGGGTGGCCGCGCTCGTCACGGCCGTCGGCGGCGGCGCACTGGCCTACTTCGGCGTCGTCGGCCAGCAGCTGGACAAGGGCGCCGTGCCGGCGGGGCTGGCGGTCGCGGACTGGCTGCCCGACGCGCTGGTGCAGCCCGTGCTCTACCAGGTCGGCGGCATCAGCGCGTTCACCGTCGCCGTCGACCAGTCCACCGGCGGTCCCGGCCCCTACGGGGGGTGGGGACGGTCGGTCTACGCCGTCGGGAAGGCACTCCAGTTCCTGGGCGTGCCCGTCCCCGAGCCCCAGCCGTTCGCCGACTACGTGGACATGCCGATCCCCTTCAACACCTACACGGCGTTCGGGGACACCTGGTTCGACTTCGGCCTGGCCGGCGTCGTCGGGCTCTTCCTGCTCACCGGCCTGGCCGTGCACCTGCTGGGGACGTGGCCCCGGCCCGGTCACCCCGCCTCGCTCTGGGGCCTGAGCGTGCTGGCCGCCGTCCTCATGGCCACGCCGATCCACATGCGGCTGCTCGACATCGACGTCCTGGCGCCGGGTGTGGCCGGCTGGCTGCTGGTCGCCTGGGTGCTCCGCCCGGAACGCACCCTCCCGGCCGTCGCGGCGCGCACCGCCGTGGCGGTCCCCGGCGAGCAGCGGGTGCTGCGGTGA